The following are encoded in a window of Amphibacillus xylanus NBRC 15112 genomic DNA:
- a CDS encoding DUF2500 domain-containing protein encodes MGFSPHDPFHDPMFDFVTILIIIISLIIFGFLIVSIFQGIQQRNRDNQSPILDVGALIVAKRTEVHSYQHHNNNSHHVDHTSRTTYYVTFEVQSKDRLEFVVSGVEFGQLAEGDTGKLTFQGSRYLGFERYS; translated from the coding sequence ATGGGATTTTCACCTCATGATCCATTTCATGATCCAATGTTCGACTTCGTGACTATTCTTATAATCATTATTTCGTTGATAATTTTTGGTTTTTTAATCGTCAGTATATTTCAGGGCATCCAACAAAGAAATCGAGACAATCAATCACCAATATTAGATGTTGGCGCTTTAATCGTAGCCAAAAGAACTGAAGTCCATAGCTACCAGCATCATAATAATAATTCTCACCATGTAGATCATACTTCACGGACAACTTATTACGTTACTTTTGAAGTTCAGAGTAAGGATCGACTTGAATTTGTTGTTTCAGGGGTTGAATTTGGGCAACTTGCTGAAGGAGATACCGGCAAGCTCACCTTTCAAGGCTCTCGTTATTTAGGCTTTGAAAGATATAGCTAA
- a CDS encoding purine-nucleoside phosphorylase: protein MVNHQLEQAKKFISAQLKATPKVGLILGSGLGVLADEIKDAIKIPYEQIPGFLKSTVSGHVGQLVSGKLNGVDVIVMQGRFHFYEGYGLDAITFPIRVMKSIGVEKLIVTNAAGGINKDFNPGDLMLITDHINNTGQNPLIGPNDSRQGVRFPDLTHAYDPQLRNMAKVVANELSIDLKEGVYVWNTGPTYETPAEVKMLQLLGADAVGMSTVPEVIVARHIGLSVLGISCISNMAAGILDEPLSHEDVIKTTESVRLKFISLVKSILTKLS, encoded by the coding sequence ATAGTGAACCATCAATTAGAACAGGCGAAAAAATTTATAAGTGCTCAACTTAAGGCAACACCGAAAGTGGGGTTGATCCTAGGCTCTGGCTTGGGAGTATTAGCTGATGAAATAAAAGATGCAATTAAAATTCCTTACGAACAAATACCTGGCTTTTTAAAATCAACAGTATCAGGCCATGTTGGTCAGCTAGTATCAGGTAAATTAAATGGAGTCGATGTCATTGTAATGCAAGGTCGTTTCCATTTTTATGAGGGATATGGATTAGACGCGATTACTTTTCCGATTCGTGTTATGAAATCTATTGGCGTTGAGAAGCTAATTGTGACAAATGCTGCTGGTGGTATTAATAAGGATTTTAATCCAGGTGATTTGATGTTGATAACTGATCATATTAACAATACGGGGCAAAATCCATTAATAGGTCCGAATGATTCACGACAGGGGGTCCGTTTTCCAGATTTAACGCATGCCTATGATCCTCAGTTGCGAAATATGGCTAAAGTGGTCGCCAATGAATTATCAATCGATTTAAAAGAAGGTGTTTATGTTTGGAATACAGGACCAACGTATGAAACTCCTGCAGAAGTTAAGATGCTTCAGTTACTGGGTGCCGATGCAGTCGGAATGTCAACTGTTCCAGAAGTAATAGTGGCAAGACACATTGGGTTAAGCGTCTTAGGCATATCTTGTATCTCAAATATGGCAGCTGGAATTTTAGATGAACCGTTAAGTCATGAAGATGTCATTAAGACGACAGAAAGTGTCCGGTTAAAGTTTATTTCCTTAGTGAAAAGTATATTAACAAAGTTATCTTGA
- a CDS encoding pyrimidine-nucleoside phosphorylase, with protein sequence MRMIDLIEKKREGQSLTEGEINYMIEQYTNDQIPDYQMAAMLMAIYFQDMSNEERVYLTKAMVSSGEEIDLSAIDGIKVDKHSTGGVGDSTTLILAPLVASVGVPVAKMSGRGLGHTGGTLDKLESIPGFNVELDSSTFINLVNKNKVSVIGQSGHLTPADQKLYALRDVTATVNSIPLIASSIMSKKIASGADAIVLDVKTGSGAFMKELEDAKVLAQAMVDIGNGAGRKTIALISDMNQPLGYAVGNALEIKEAIATLKGEGPDDLTELCLALGSQMVYLANQAESIDQAREKLLATIENGEAIGRLKIFIESQGGDPRIVDQPEQLPIATYQIEVKSTKAGYISEIAADQIGVAASMLGAGRTTKDSDVDLAVGVVLRKKVSDYVNEQDTLAVIHSNQTEVATVIEKILHAFQIQDQEVTPKPLIYQTIS encoded by the coding sequence ATGAGGATGATAGATCTAATTGAGAAAAAACGGGAAGGTCAATCGCTTACAGAAGGCGAAATTAACTATATGATCGAGCAATATACAAATGACCAGATTCCGGATTATCAGATGGCAGCAATGCTCATGGCGATATATTTTCAAGATATGTCAAATGAAGAAAGAGTTTATTTAACGAAAGCAATGGTATCTTCCGGAGAAGAAATAGACCTCTCAGCTATTGATGGTATTAAAGTCGATAAGCATTCAACAGGTGGTGTAGGTGATAGCACAACGCTTATATTAGCCCCACTAGTTGCTTCTGTCGGTGTTCCTGTTGCTAAGATGTCTGGTCGAGGCTTAGGGCATACAGGCGGTACATTAGATAAATTAGAATCAATCCCTGGATTTAATGTAGAATTAGACAGCTCAACATTTATCAATTTAGTTAATAAAAATAAAGTTTCCGTCATTGGTCAGAGTGGTCATTTAACTCCTGCAGATCAGAAGTTATATGCGTTACGTGATGTAACGGCAACGGTAAATTCTATCCCACTTATTGCTAGCTCAATCATGAGTAAGAAAATTGCCTCTGGTGCCGATGCTATTGTGCTTGATGTTAAAACTGGATCAGGTGCATTTATGAAGGAATTAGAGGATGCAAAGGTTCTTGCTCAAGCAATGGTTGACATTGGTAATGGTGCAGGTAGAAAAACGATAGCGCTTATTTCTGATATGAATCAGCCCTTAGGTTATGCTGTTGGCAATGCACTAGAAATTAAAGAAGCAATCGCTACTTTAAAAGGAGAAGGACCTGATGATTTGACGGAGCTTTGCTTAGCATTAGGTAGTCAAATGGTCTATCTAGCGAATCAAGCAGAATCAATTGATCAAGCACGTGAAAAGTTATTAGCAACGATTGAAAATGGTGAAGCAATTGGTAGATTAAAAATATTTATTGAATCACAAGGTGGAGATCCGAGAATAGTTGATCAACCCGAGCAACTACCCATAGCGACCTATCAAATTGAAGTTAAATCTACTAAGGCAGGGTATATTTCTGAAATTGCTGCTGATCAAATTGGGGTAGCAGCAAGTATGCTTGGGGCAGGACGTACCACTAAAGATTCAGACGTTGATTTAGCAGTTGGCGTTGTGTTACGAAAGAAGGTAAGTGATTATGTGAATGAGCAAGATACACTTGCCGTCATCCACAGTAATCAGACAGAAGTAGCTACTGTTATAGAGAAAATTTTACACGCATTTCAAATTCAGGATCAAGAGGTAACGCCAAAACCATTAATTTATCAGACGATTTCATAA
- the deoB gene encoding phosphopentomutase → MDKQFKRIFLVVLDSVGIGEAPDAADFDDIGADTLGHIADYVGGLKMPTMAKLGLSHIKQISGIDKVDAPLAYFTKMEEASVGKDTMTGHWELMGLHIDQPFQTFPNGFPDELINEIIEKTGRGVIGNKPASGTEILDELGDKHIETGDLIIYTSADSVLQIAAHEDVVPIEELYHICEIARKLTLNEKYMVGRVIARPFVGEPGNFNRTANRHDYALKPFGRTVMNELKDADYDVIALGKITDIFDGEGITETVRTVDNDDGMEKLIQSMDQEFTGLNFLNLVDFDAKYGHRRDPKGYAEALEAFDQQLPQVIEKLRRDDLLIITADHGNDPTHHGTDHTREYVPLLAYHKGINAGRELPIRKTFADIGATIADNFKVTNPAHGDSFLEDIIE, encoded by the coding sequence ATGGACAAACAATTTAAACGGATATTTTTAGTAGTACTTGATTCGGTTGGTATTGGAGAAGCACCAGATGCAGCCGATTTTGATGATATAGGAGCAGATACATTAGGTCATATCGCTGATTATGTTGGAGGGCTGAAGATGCCGACGATGGCCAAATTAGGCTTGAGTCATATTAAACAAATTAGCGGGATTGATAAGGTTGATGCTCCATTAGCATATTTTACGAAAATGGAAGAAGCATCAGTAGGAAAAGATACAATGACAGGTCATTGGGAGTTAATGGGGCTTCATATTGACCAACCCTTCCAAACGTTTCCGAATGGTTTTCCCGATGAGCTGATCAATGAGATTATAGAGAAGACTGGACGTGGTGTTATCGGTAATAAGCCTGCATCAGGAACGGAAATATTAGATGAATTAGGCGATAAACATATCGAAACAGGAGATTTAATTATCTACACTTCCGCGGATTCAGTCCTCCAAATAGCAGCACATGAGGATGTAGTGCCAATCGAGGAGCTATATCATATTTGTGAAATTGCTAGAAAGCTAACACTAAATGAAAAGTATATGGTAGGTCGCGTTATTGCCCGTCCATTTGTTGGGGAGCCAGGCAATTTCAATCGCACTGCTAATCGTCATGACTACGCATTAAAACCGTTTGGTCGAACTGTAATGAATGAATTAAAAGATGCTGACTATGATGTGATAGCATTAGGTAAAATTACTGACATCTTTGATGGTGAAGGGATTACTGAAACGGTTCGAACTGTTGACAACGATGATGGCATGGAAAAACTTATTCAATCAATGGACCAAGAATTTACTGGTTTAAATTTTTTAAATCTAGTTGATTTTGATGCGAAATATGGTCATCGTCGAGATCCGAAGGGATATGCTGAAGCGTTAGAAGCCTTTGATCAACAATTGCCGCAAGTAATTGAGAAATTGCGTCGTGATGACTTACTCATCATTACTGCAGATCATGGAAATGATCCTACTCATCATGGAACAGATCATACAAGGGAATATGTGCCGCTGCTTGCTTATCATAAAGGAATTAATGCAGGCCGTGAGTTACCGATAAGAAAAACATTTGCAGATATTGGCGCAACAATAGCTGATAATTTTAAAGTAACAAATCCAGCACATGGAGACAGCTTTTTAGAGGATATAATTGAATAA